A genomic region of Candidatus Rokuibacteriota bacterium contains the following coding sequences:
- a CDS encoding enoyl-CoA hydratase/isomerase family protein: MAHEAILYDVTDGVATITLNRPEAYNALNLTLGREVFHATLEADESREVRCIVFTGAGKAFCAGGDVKDFADSGERIGVLVKELTTYLHGAVSRLARSMKPVIMAVNGVAAGGGMSFALSGDLVVAAESARFSMAYSRIAASPDGSASYFLPRLIGLRRAMELYFTNRVLSAREALEWGLVTRVHPDVEFPAAVTALARELAQGPTLAFGRAKALFHQSTWESLETQMELEAQAIAASGHTEDFRNGVVAFARKQPVSFKGR; encoded by the coding sequence ATGGCTCACGAAGCGATCCTCTATGACGTGACGGACGGAGTGGCGACCATCACCCTCAACCGCCCCGAGGCGTACAACGCGCTGAACCTGACGCTGGGGCGGGAGGTGTTCCACGCCACGCTCGAGGCCGACGAGAGCCGGGAGGTGCGCTGTATCGTCTTCACCGGCGCCGGCAAGGCCTTCTGCGCGGGGGGAGACGTCAAGGACTTCGCCGACAGCGGGGAGCGCATCGGCGTCCTCGTCAAGGAGCTGACCACCTACCTCCACGGCGCGGTGTCGCGGCTGGCCCGGTCCATGAAGCCGGTGATCATGGCCGTCAACGGGGTGGCCGCGGGCGGCGGCATGAGCTTCGCGCTGTCCGGGGACCTGGTCGTGGCGGCGGAGTCGGCGCGGTTCAGCATGGCCTACTCGCGCATCGCGGCCTCCCCCGACGGGTCGGCCTCGTACTTCCTCCCCCGCCTCATCGGGCTGCGCCGGGCCATGGAGCTGTACTTCACCAACCGTGTCCTCTCCGCCCGCGAGGCGCTGGAGTGGGGGCTCGTCACTCGCGTCCACCCCGACGTGGAGTTTCCCGCGGCGGTGACAGCCCTGGCCCGCGAGCTCGCCCAGGGGCCAACGCTGGCCTTCGGGCGCGCGAAGGCGCTCTTCCACCAGTCCACCTGGGAGAGCCTCGAGACCCAGATGGAGCTCGAGGCCCAGGCCATCGCGGCCAGCGGCCACACCGAGGACTTCCGCAACGGGGTCGTGGCCTTCGCCCGGAAGCAGCCGGTCAGCTTCAAGGGCCGGTAG
- a CDS encoding VCBS repeat-containing protein — protein sequence MAGVAAGVLLLLLLILGPSGDGAAWPFPLGGTSGNRLAAGKGSFPRWQALALPTESPLRWLVVLSRRRLAAVDRDGTVWMFEVGRAGITVAARYGEVASPDGPPAVVGLDRARSGLTLVAPDGRLVVWSDGALRSYDVGTPLSRLAVPTPLALGNGEWDDLLAVAADGAVLLIGNLPAGPRVISRVDVHALPDARIAVADLDGDGTPEAVVLSDPTERYAHGALGDSVEAASVTVIGLSPSGLFIRARHAVPAPAVIEDLAPVIARVGEGVRPLMMVVRSSAQRGAAVVAFGWKDGGLELLAEGPAAGRGLRRTHVLGVANFSGEGPPEIVAVHTPHLGGVLTAYRRRGSALIPVAQASGYASHLFGSRNQDQALIADFDGNGRPEVVLPRQSREALAGLELEAGRFAERWSLRLGSRIESNLAAADLSGDGLVDLAVADGRVLRVFLSVR from the coding sequence GTGGCGGGCGTTGCAGCTGGCGTCCTCCTGCTCCTCCTGCTGATCCTGGGGCCGAGCGGGGACGGCGCGGCCTGGCCATTTCCGCTGGGCGGGACCTCGGGGAACCGCCTCGCCGCGGGGAAGGGGAGCTTCCCGCGCTGGCAGGCCTTGGCGCTGCCCACCGAGTCGCCCCTCCGCTGGCTCGTGGTGCTGTCCCGGCGGCGGCTCGCCGCGGTGGATCGCGATGGGACGGTGTGGATGTTCGAGGTCGGTCGGGCCGGCATCACCGTGGCGGCCCGCTACGGGGAGGTCGCGAGCCCGGACGGGCCGCCGGCGGTGGTGGGGCTCGACCGTGCGAGGAGCGGGCTCACGCTGGTGGCTCCCGACGGGCGCCTCGTCGTGTGGAGCGACGGTGCGCTCCGGAGCTATGACGTCGGCACGCCCCTGTCCCGCCTGGCCGTGCCGACGCCGCTCGCGCTGGGCAACGGCGAGTGGGACGATCTCCTGGCGGTGGCCGCCGACGGCGCCGTCCTGCTGATCGGCAACCTGCCGGCGGGGCCGCGGGTGATCTCCCGTGTGGACGTTCACGCGCTTCCCGACGCCCGGATCGCGGTGGCGGATCTGGACGGCGACGGCACCCCCGAGGCCGTCGTGCTGTCGGACCCCACGGAGCGGTACGCCCATGGCGCTCTCGGGGACAGCGTCGAGGCCGCGAGCGTCACGGTGATCGGTCTGTCGCCCAGCGGCCTGTTCATCCGCGCGCGCCACGCGGTCCCGGCCCCGGCGGTGATCGAGGACCTGGCGCCAGTTATCGCGCGGGTGGGCGAGGGCGTGCGGCCGCTGATGATGGTCGTTCGGAGCTCGGCCCAGCGGGGCGCCGCGGTGGTGGCGTTCGGCTGGAAGGACGGCGGGCTCGAGCTGCTGGCCGAAGGCCCGGCGGCCGGGCGGGGCCTGCGCCGGACACACGTGCTGGGCGTCGCGAACTTCTCGGGGGAGGGGCCCCCGGAGATCGTCGCCGTGCACACGCCGCATCTCGGCGGGGTGCTCACCGCCTACCGGAGGCGGGGGAGCGCCCTGATCCCCGTCGCCCAGGCCTCGGGCTATGCCTCGCATCTCTTCGGCTCGCGCAACCAGGACCAGGCGCTCATTGCCGACTTCGATGGCAACGGCCGCCCCGAGGTGGTGCTGCCGCGACAGTCTCGCGAGGCCCTCGCCGGGCTCGAGCTCGAGGCCGGGCGCTTCGCCGAGCGCTGGAGCCTCAGGCTGGGAAGCCGGATCGAGTCGAACCTGGCGGCTGCCGATCTCTCGGGGGACGGGCTCGTGGATCTGGCCGTCGCCGACGGACGGGTGCTGCGTGTCTTCCTGAGCGTCAGGTAG
- a CDS encoding DinB family protein: protein MEGNPAGQAELERLGIRLVPAVAVGARAVHGWNPEGYAALLGVEYRPAPRLAPAALAARLDRILATAERLVACLPEPLMGWKPPQRDRSLRDLGYHLFRVGLAFADAMHSGALPEGWLQETAPAGLSDGPALARYAALVRERLTGWFEGAGGGEYERVISVYYGPQSGHDLLERTTWHAAQHLRQLHALAIACGITPPDPLPVADFEGLPLPASLW from the coding sequence GTGGAAGGCAATCCCGCGGGCCAGGCCGAGCTGGAGCGCCTCGGCATCCGCCTCGTGCCGGCCGTCGCCGTCGGCGCGCGCGCCGTCCACGGCTGGAATCCCGAGGGCTATGCCGCCCTGCTGGGCGTGGAGTACCGCCCGGCGCCGAGGCTCGCCCCGGCTGCGCTGGCCGCGCGCCTCGATCGTATTCTCGCCACGGCGGAGCGCCTGGTGGCCTGCCTGCCGGAGCCGCTCATGGGGTGGAAGCCGCCCCAGCGGGACCGGAGCCTGCGAGACCTCGGCTACCATCTCTTCCGCGTGGGACTCGCCTTCGCCGACGCGATGCATTCGGGGGCCCTCCCCGAGGGGTGGCTCCAGGAGACAGCGCCCGCCGGCCTGAGTGACGGTCCCGCCCTGGCACGGTATGCAGCGCTGGTGCGCGAGCGGCTCACGGGATGGTTCGAGGGCGCCGGCGGCGGCGAGTACGAGCGCGTGATCTCCGTCTACTACGGGCCGCAGTCGGGCCACGATCTGCTCGAGCGGACCACCTGGCATGCCGCCCAGCACCTCCGCCAGCTCCACGCCCTCGCGATTGCGTGCGGCATCACACCCCCCGATCCTCTGCCCGTCGCCGACTTCGAGGGGCTGCCGCTGCCCGCGAGCCTCTGGTGA
- a CDS encoding sugar transferase codes for MQSIAWLAVRCLVGFDALLLAWVVAWFWTPRFPGLAAEFVSLLLIVPAWIGLYRYFGLYESHRVEGGGGAVRALATAQISGFLGFAALFWGAGRPERAGDLAWIAAASTLALGLPRLALYATMRHLRSRGFDARNVLVIGSWEAATEMSRRFRRRPDWGLRVACVGIGQPAGRKYCAYSSGEPLESSLEDLLRHHVIEDVLVAVPPEELGAEAPTLRLLERSGIVCRILLRPTPAAETPESRVEPFHGEVSLVLGAPEPRPGALLAKRAMDLAVGGTMLLACAPVMLVAAALIKLSSTGPVIFRQTRAGLHGRAFTMYKFRTMVAGAEALLPAFASRSVTGGPVFKDPRDVRITPVGRLLRRCSLDELPQLINVLKGEMSLVGPRPLPVREAVAVSDAHRRRFRMKPGLTCLWQVNGRSEVKYAAWMNYDLQYVDTWSVWLDAKLLLRTIPAVLSGRGAC; via the coding sequence GTGCAGTCTATCGCCTGGCTTGCGGTGCGCTGCCTGGTCGGGTTCGATGCCCTGCTCCTGGCCTGGGTCGTCGCGTGGTTCTGGACGCCGCGCTTTCCCGGCCTGGCTGCCGAGTTCGTTTCTCTCCTGCTGATCGTACCGGCCTGGATCGGGCTCTACCGCTACTTCGGACTCTACGAGTCGCACCGCGTCGAGGGGGGCGGCGGAGCCGTGCGTGCGCTCGCGACGGCCCAGATCTCGGGGTTCCTGGGGTTCGCGGCGCTGTTCTGGGGCGCGGGTCGCCCCGAACGAGCCGGCGACCTCGCCTGGATCGCGGCGGCCTCGACCCTGGCCCTCGGCCTTCCGCGCCTGGCGCTGTACGCGACCATGCGCCATCTGCGGAGTCGCGGCTTCGACGCCCGGAACGTCCTCGTGATCGGGAGCTGGGAGGCCGCGACGGAGATGTCGCGCCGCTTCCGGCGCCGGCCCGACTGGGGCCTCCGGGTCGCATGCGTGGGGATCGGCCAGCCGGCCGGGCGGAAGTACTGCGCGTACTCATCCGGCGAGCCGCTCGAGTCGAGCCTCGAGGATCTGTTGCGCCACCATGTGATCGAGGACGTCTTGGTCGCCGTGCCGCCGGAGGAGCTCGGCGCCGAGGCGCCCACCCTCCGGCTCCTCGAGCGGTCCGGGATCGTGTGCCGGATCCTGTTACGACCGACGCCTGCGGCCGAGACTCCCGAGTCCCGGGTGGAGCCGTTCCATGGCGAGGTCAGCCTCGTGCTGGGGGCCCCCGAGCCGCGCCCCGGTGCTCTGCTGGCCAAGCGCGCCATGGATCTCGCGGTCGGGGGCACCATGCTGCTCGCCTGCGCTCCCGTCATGCTCGTCGCGGCGGCGCTGATCAAGCTCTCCTCGACGGGGCCCGTGATCTTCCGGCAGACCAGGGCCGGGCTCCACGGGCGCGCGTTCACCATGTACAAGTTCCGGACCATGGTGGCGGGGGCCGAGGCCCTGTTGCCCGCCTTCGCCTCCCGGAGCGTCACGGGCGGGCCGGTCTTCAAGGACCCCCGCGATGTCCGCATCACGCCCGTCGGGCGGCTCCTGCGGCGGTGCAGCCTCGACGAGCTGCCGCAGCTCATCAACGTCCTCAAGGGCGAGATGAGCCTGGTGGGGCCGCGGCCCCTGCCCGTCCGCGAGGCCGTGGCCGTCTCCGACGCCCATCGCCGGCGCTTCCGGATGAAGCCGGGTCTCACGTGCCTGTGGCAGGTGAATGGGCGGAGTGAGGTGAAGTACGCCGCCTGGATGAACTACGATCTGCAGTACGTGGACACCTGGTCGGTCTGGCTCGACGCCAAGCTGCTGCTGCGAACCATCCCCGCTGTGCTGTCCGGGCGCGGGGCCTGCTGA
- a CDS encoding NTP transferase domain-containing protein: MERNGTTDLNVVILCGGKGTRSYPFSEYFPKVMMPIAGTPILVHLMRLYADQGVTRFVLAAGHRQEILFDYFADRFQDWDVHIVDTGAESDTGERLRRCAPHVGETFFATYGDGLGDVDLGALLAFHKATGGLATVTSVSLRSQYGLVVFDGSQRVQSFREKPVVPGFWINAGFFVLDRRVFEHWEGQNLEQEVLPSLAAKGLLHTYLHTGFWKSMDTSKDQQEMERLYNGGTPPWVLVPGRRRPGGLPRA; the protein is encoded by the coding sequence ATGGAGAGGAACGGCACGACGGACCTGAACGTGGTGATTCTCTGCGGCGGCAAGGGGACCCGCTCGTACCCGTTCAGCGAGTACTTCCCGAAAGTGATGATGCCCATCGCCGGCACGCCCATCCTGGTCCACCTCATGCGCCTGTACGCCGACCAGGGCGTGACGCGCTTCGTGCTGGCGGCCGGCCACCGCCAGGAGATCCTCTTCGACTACTTCGCGGACCGCTTCCAGGACTGGGACGTCCACATCGTGGATACAGGCGCCGAGTCGGACACGGGTGAACGCCTTCGCCGCTGCGCGCCCCACGTGGGCGAGACATTCTTCGCGACATACGGTGACGGGCTCGGGGACGTGGATCTCGGCGCGCTCCTGGCCTTCCACAAGGCGACCGGCGGGCTCGCCACCGTGACCTCCGTGTCCCTGCGATCACAGTACGGTCTCGTGGTCTTCGATGGCAGCCAGCGCGTGCAGTCCTTCCGGGAGAAGCCCGTGGTTCCGGGCTTCTGGATCAACGCGGGCTTCTTCGTGCTGGACCGCCGCGTCTTCGAGCACTGGGAGGGGCAGAATCTCGAGCAAGAGGTCCTGCCCAGCCTGGCGGCGAAGGGCCTCCTCCACACCTACCTCCACACCGGCTTCTGGAAGTCCATGGACACGAGCAAGGACCAGCAGGAGATGGAGAGGCTCTACAACGGCGGCACGCCGCCCTGGGTGCTGGTGCCCGGGCGGCGGCGGCCCGGCGGGCTGCCGAGGGCATGA
- a CDS encoding GDP-mannose 4,6-dehydratase, whose protein sequence is MRSPERRRFWDGRPVLVTGATGFMGGWLTRSLVERDADVVVLVRDRSPLSLLAREGWCSRVTVVSGAVEDRDLLRRTMAEYAVDTVFHLAAQPLVGVAKADPVGTLEVNVRGTWNVLEAARLAPARQIVVASSDKAYGESATLPYRETHPLQGQYPYDVSKSCADLICAMYARTYGQAVAVTRCANVFGGGDFNLSRTIPGVIRSAHRGERFVVRSDGQFVRDLLYAGDAAAAYLLLAERLTEDPGLRGEAFNFGLGIRLTVLELVRKVLTLMDRSDLEPVILNQASAEIREQYLDCDKAHRVLGWAPAWSLDEALRETIAWYVAFYQDPLGGGRGAA, encoded by the coding sequence ATGAGGTCCCCGGAGCGCAGGAGGTTCTGGGACGGCCGACCGGTACTCGTCACCGGCGCAACGGGCTTCATGGGGGGCTGGCTCACGCGGAGCCTGGTCGAGCGTGATGCCGACGTGGTGGTCCTCGTGCGCGACCGGTCGCCGCTGAGTCTCCTGGCCCGGGAGGGGTGGTGTTCGCGGGTCACCGTCGTCAGCGGAGCCGTGGAGGATCGCGACCTCCTGCGGCGAACGATGGCCGAGTACGCGGTGGACACCGTCTTTCACCTCGCGGCGCAGCCGCTCGTGGGCGTCGCCAAGGCCGACCCGGTCGGGACGCTCGAGGTCAACGTCCGCGGGACGTGGAATGTGCTCGAGGCGGCGCGGCTGGCCCCGGCGAGACAGATCGTGGTCGCCTCGTCCGACAAGGCCTACGGGGAGAGCGCGACCCTCCCGTACCGCGAGACGCACCCGCTCCAGGGGCAGTACCCCTATGACGTCTCCAAGAGTTGCGCGGACCTGATCTGCGCGATGTACGCAAGGACCTACGGGCAGGCCGTCGCCGTGACCCGCTGCGCGAACGTCTTCGGCGGCGGAGACTTCAACCTGAGCCGCACCATCCCGGGGGTGATCCGGTCCGCGCACCGGGGCGAGCGCTTCGTGGTTCGCAGCGACGGCCAGTTCGTCCGCGACCTCCTCTACGCCGGGGACGCGGCGGCCGCGTACCTCCTCCTGGCCGAGCGCCTGACGGAAGATCCCGGCCTCAGGGGCGAGGCGTTCAACTTCGGTCTCGGGATCCGCCTGACCGTGCTGGAGCTGGTGCGCAAGGTGCTCACGCTCATGGACCGGTCCGATCTCGAGCCCGTGATCCTGAACCAGGCCAGCGCCGAGATCCGCGAGCAGTACCTCGACTGCGACAAGGCGCATCGGGTGCTGGGATGGGCGCCGGCCTGGAGCCTCGACGAGGCCCTCCGCGAGACCATCGCGTGGTACGTGGCGTTCTACCAGGACCCGCTCGGAGGGGGGCGTGGCGCCGCGTGA
- a CDS encoding glycosyltransferase, translating to MKVALYYPWIYLTSGAERLILELTARSRHEWTLFTSHYDPEHTFPGFRERRIVELPRVSVGRRLGAVLLAGWRILTQRLPTDTYDALLVVCEGLGDLAVFRNGGRPVLCCCLTPLRMAFDPGYQARVLERSGLAGRLALRVAAVFFRWIDRRAWRRYRHVFFISREAERRAVGGGLRPSGGTEILHPGAGIAAARPGEAFEPFFLVAGRIMWTKNVELGIRAFQRFRALRPALDRFRLVIAGIVDDKSRPYLTRLRALAEDDPRIEFRLFPTDAALAELYATCYGVLFTPFNEDWGMVPLEAMAFGKPVVAVNCGGPLESIQDGIQGFLAPAEPEAFAERMARLADDPAEAARMGRAGVERARAFSWEIFAARIDHVVETVAAAPAPAARGRDEDSPVGGPGRAPAAPR from the coding sequence GTGAAGGTGGCCCTGTACTATCCGTGGATCTACCTCACGAGCGGGGCCGAGCGACTCATCCTCGAACTCACCGCCCGAAGCCGCCACGAATGGACGCTCTTCACCAGCCACTACGATCCTGAGCACACCTTCCCGGGCTTCCGGGAGCGTCGGATCGTGGAGCTGCCGCGGGTCAGTGTCGGCCGCCGGCTGGGCGCCGTGCTCCTGGCCGGCTGGCGGATCCTGACCCAGCGCCTCCCGACGGACACCTACGACGCGCTCCTTGTCGTCTGCGAGGGGCTGGGAGATCTCGCGGTCTTCCGCAACGGCGGTCGGCCGGTGCTCTGCTGTTGCCTCACCCCGCTCCGGATGGCCTTCGATCCCGGCTACCAGGCCCGCGTGCTCGAGCGGAGCGGGCTGGCGGGGCGCCTCGCTCTCCGGGTGGCCGCGGTGTTCTTCCGCTGGATCGACCGGCGGGCGTGGCGGCGCTACCGGCACGTATTCTTCATCAGCCGGGAAGCCGAGCGGCGCGCGGTGGGGGGCGGGTTGCGGCCATCGGGAGGGACCGAGATCCTGCATCCCGGGGCGGGCATCGCGGCGGCGCGGCCGGGCGAGGCCTTCGAGCCGTTCTTTCTCGTGGCCGGGCGGATCATGTGGACGAAGAACGTCGAGCTCGGGATCCGCGCATTCCAGCGCTTCCGGGCGCTCCGGCCGGCGCTCGACCGGTTCCGCCTGGTCATCGCGGGGATCGTGGACGACAAGAGCCGGCCGTACCTGACCCGGCTGCGCGCCCTGGCCGAAGACGACCCGCGGATCGAGTTCCGGCTCTTCCCGACCGACGCGGCCCTCGCCGAGCTCTACGCGACCTGCTACGGCGTCCTCTTCACCCCGTTCAACGAGGACTGGGGCATGGTGCCGCTCGAGGCCATGGCCTTCGGCAAGCCGGTGGTCGCCGTCAACTGCGGCGGCCCCCTCGAGAGCATCCAGGACGGGATCCAGGGGTTCCTCGCTCCCGCGGAGCCCGAGGCGTTCGCCGAGCGCATGGCGCGGCTGGCCGACGATCCCGCCGAAGCGGCGCGGATGGGGCGGGCCGGGGTGGAGCGCGCGCGCGCCTTCTCCTGGGAGATCTTCGCCGCCCGCATCGACCACGTGGTCGAGACCGTGGCAGCAGCCCCGGCGCCCGCCGCGCGCGGCCGCGACGAGGACTCCCCGGTGGGGGGGCCGGGACGCGCCCCGGCGGCTCCCCGATGA
- a CDS encoding polysaccharide biosynthesis/export family protein yields the protein MSRARPAWPLLASALLLVAGAVLGALAWAAAAPAQEPRRPEVPEAMIERLRAMPKAASGATYVLQPHDEIEIRVFNLPELTQTVMIRPDGRISLFFLDDVQAAGLGVTQLRARLAEAYGKHFRNPEVNVIVKGFAGQTVYVGGEVQQPGLIALVGSLTAAGAVIKAGGFKEIAKTTAVVVLRDSGTSQPTMLDVDLEGVLRRGQPDVLLQPGDVVFVPRATLHVYVGGEVTQPGLVTLQGRLSLAAAVIKAGGMKPTAALKTVVLMRDAGGGKPSVQTVDLAAILADGLADVPLEPFDVVYVPQSTIAKVNQFFDQYVRQLLPISLNAGFSYVMGSGLAP from the coding sequence ATGAGCCGCGCGCGGCCCGCCTGGCCGCTGCTGGCCAGCGCCCTCCTCCTGGTGGCCGGCGCCGTGCTGGGGGCGCTCGCGTGGGCCGCGGCGGCCCCTGCCCAGGAGCCCCGCCGGCCCGAGGTGCCCGAGGCGATGATCGAGCGGCTCCGCGCCATGCCGAAGGCCGCCAGCGGGGCCACCTACGTGCTCCAGCCCCATGACGAGATCGAGATCCGGGTCTTCAACCTGCCGGAGCTGACCCAGACCGTGATGATCCGGCCCGACGGGAGGATCTCGCTCTTCTTCCTCGACGACGTGCAAGCCGCGGGGCTCGGCGTGACACAGCTCAGGGCGCGGCTCGCCGAGGCGTATGGCAAGCACTTCCGCAACCCGGAGGTCAACGTCATCGTCAAGGGCTTCGCCGGGCAGACGGTCTACGTCGGAGGCGAAGTGCAACAGCCGGGACTCATCGCCCTCGTGGGGAGCCTCACCGCCGCCGGGGCCGTCATCAAGGCGGGGGGGTTCAAGGAGATCGCCAAGACGACTGCCGTCGTCGTCCTCCGCGACTCCGGCACGTCGCAGCCGACCATGCTGGACGTGGACCTGGAAGGTGTCCTCCGACGGGGGCAGCCGGACGTGCTGCTGCAGCCCGGAGATGTCGTCTTCGTGCCCCGCGCGACGCTCCACGTCTACGTCGGCGGCGAGGTGACCCAGCCGGGCCTGGTCACCCTGCAGGGACGGCTGTCCCTCGCCGCGGCGGTCATCAAGGCCGGCGGGATGAAGCCCACGGCCGCCCTCAAGACCGTCGTCCTGATGCGTGACGCGGGGGGGGGGAAGCCGAGCGTCCAGACGGTGGACCTCGCCGCCATCCTGGCCGACGGCCTGGCCGACGTTCCTCTCGAGCCCTTCGACGTGGTGTACGTACCGCAGTCCACCATCGCCAAGGTCAACCAGTTCTTCGACCAGTACGTCCGACAGCTGCTGCCCATCTCGCTCAACGCCGGCTTCAGCTACGTGATGGGGTCGGGGCTCGCGCCCTAG
- a CDS encoding glycosyltransferase, which produces MGDDLAPEGSRPGSAPPVAVSVIVPTRNRRRLLQDAIDALWAQTLPPDRFEIIVVDNCSTDGTPALMAELAVRSPCRLLYHVMPDNRGPARSRNTGARLARGEILAFTDDDCRPAPEWLARGLAGFRDGVGLVTGRVLYKPEQAAQAGFFSRESGQVLEEHPTYGCSNSLYRREVFAQLGGIDETLGWPDLLDRVVECGDSDLAWRAKERGWATAFVPDALVYHELQQLAPLRWALEPLRLFVLPALVRRHPQLRACLLHARVFFLRENGWFYLALLGSALAPLWHPAALALTAPYLAWCSRFLRRSLAHPAGWPKVPFQVALLAVRQAVLCAALVYGSVRFRTLVL; this is translated from the coding sequence ATGGGTGACGACCTAGCGCCCGAGGGGAGCCGTCCTGGATCAGCCCCCCCGGTCGCCGTGTCGGTCATCGTGCCGACCCGGAACCGCCGCCGCCTGCTCCAGGACGCGATCGACGCCCTGTGGGCACAGACCCTCCCGCCCGACCGATTCGAGATCATCGTCGTGGACAACTGCTCGACGGACGGCACCCCCGCGCTCATGGCGGAGCTCGCCGTGCGCTCGCCGTGTCGGCTCCTGTACCACGTCATGCCCGACAACCGCGGCCCCGCGCGCTCGCGCAACACGGGCGCCCGGCTGGCGCGCGGCGAGATCCTCGCGTTCACCGACGACGACTGCCGGCCGGCGCCGGAGTGGCTCGCCCGCGGCCTCGCGGGCTTCCGGGACGGGGTCGGGCTCGTGACGGGCCGCGTGCTCTACAAGCCCGAGCAGGCGGCGCAGGCCGGGTTCTTCTCGCGCGAGTCCGGCCAGGTGCTCGAGGAGCACCCGACTTACGGCTGCTCGAACAGCCTCTACCGGCGTGAGGTGTTCGCCCAGCTCGGGGGCATCGACGAGACGCTGGGCTGGCCGGACCTCCTGGACCGCGTCGTGGAATGCGGCGATTCGGACCTGGCCTGGCGCGCCAAGGAGCGTGGCTGGGCCACGGCCTTCGTCCCGGACGCGCTCGTCTACCACGAGCTCCAGCAGCTGGCCCCCCTGCGCTGGGCGCTGGAGCCCTTGCGGCTGTTCGTGCTCCCCGCTCTCGTCCGGCGCCATCCCCAGCTCCGGGCGTGCCTGCTCCACGCGCGCGTGTTCTTCCTCCGGGAGAACGGATGGTTCTACCTGGCGCTGCTCGGGAGCGCACTGGCGCCCCTCTGGCATCCGGCGGCGCTGGCCCTCACCGCGCCCTACCTGGCGTGGTGTTCGCGCTTCCTGAGACGGTCGCTCGCGCACCCCGCCGGGTGGCCGAAGGTCCCGTTCCAGGTGGCCCTGCTCGCGGTCCGCCAGGCGGTCCTCTGTGCGGCGCTGGTCTACGGCAGCGTCCGCTTCCGGACGCTGGTGCTCTGA
- a CDS encoding ABC transporter ATP-binding protein has product MTARTVRGREAWLDRRRHGRADPLLVVDRVSKCYGGPWLFARRRGGRGTGVEALRDVSFSVRPGEMIGLLGPNGAGKTTLLKIIATLIHPSSGRVLLDGGDVVAEPRRARGLLGLVTCDERSFYARLTGRQNLAFFGALYGLTGAQLEARAAELLDALGLVAAADAPYQSYSSGMKQKLAIARGLLRDAPAVCYDEPTRSLDPVSAQAIRRWIQARRAAAPWQTHVIATNQLSEAEQMCDRVLILSRGRLLAQGTVPEIRERYQARNDHEVHHVTYRGPRLDGQLHPAPAAGLIEARDDGETDLGRVLRVRTVRGSAGLSRALEAVLRAGGEIVRCEADTVPFDEVFCSLVLADEGTP; this is encoded by the coding sequence GTGACGGCCCGGACGGTGCGCGGGCGGGAGGCGTGGCTGGACCGGCGGCGCCACGGGCGCGCCGATCCCCTGCTGGTCGTGGACCGGGTGTCGAAATGCTACGGGGGCCCGTGGTTGTTCGCCCGGCGCCGCGGTGGCCGGGGGACTGGTGTCGAGGCCCTCCGCGACGTCTCCTTCTCGGTACGACCGGGGGAGATGATCGGGCTCCTCGGGCCCAACGGCGCGGGGAAGACGACGCTGCTGAAGATCATCGCCACCTTGATCCACCCGAGCAGCGGACGTGTCCTGCTCGACGGCGGGGACGTCGTGGCGGAGCCCCGGCGAGCGCGGGGGCTCCTGGGGCTCGTGACATGCGACGAGCGGAGCTTCTACGCGCGGCTCACGGGCCGGCAGAACCTGGCCTTCTTCGGGGCGCTCTACGGGCTCACGGGGGCGCAGCTGGAGGCGCGGGCCGCCGAGCTCCTCGATGCCCTCGGCCTCGTGGCGGCGGCCGACGCGCCGTACCAGAGCTACTCCTCGGGCATGAAGCAGAAGCTCGCCATCGCCCGCGGGCTGCTCCGGGACGCCCCCGCGGTGTGCTACGACGAGCCGACCCGGAGCCTGGACCCGGTGAGCGCGCAGGCCATCCGCCGCTGGATCCAGGCGCGGCGCGCCGCGGCGCCCTGGCAGACCCACGTGATCGCCACGAACCAGCTCTCCGAGGCCGAGCAGATGTGTGATCGCGTGCTCATCCTGAGCCGCGGGCGGCTCCTGGCCCAGGGGACGGTCCCGGAGATCCGGGAGCGCTACCAGGCGCGGAACGACCACGAGGTCCACCACGTCACCTATCGGGGTCCACGGCTCGACGGACAGCTCCACCCGGCGCCCGCGGCCGGCCTCATCGAGGCGCGGGACGACGGCGAGACCGATCTCGGCCGCGTCCTTCGCGTGCGCACGGTCCGGGGCAGCGCCGGCCTCTCGCGCGCCCTCGAGGCGGTCCTCCGGGCCGGCGGCGAGATCGTCCGGTGCGAGGCCGACACCGTCCCGTTCGACGAGGTGTTCTGCTCCCTGGTGCTCGCCGACGAGGGGACGCCGTGA